A genomic window from Haladaptatus caseinilyticus includes:
- a CDS encoding SDR family NAD(P)-dependent oxidoreductase, protein MITPELSGRIALVTGSSNGIGTELLLSLADCGADVAVHYRSSETDAKAVAARARNRGVDAIPVQGDVTDPDSVDDLFSTIEDELGSVDVLVNNVGPFAPDHWEDISFEAWNTVIQGNINGTYLCSKRALPEMREGGYGRIVNVGYASSEKGLINPKNAPYFMAKAGVLMFTRMLAGDTQDDGITVNAVSPYVVENSDEFPDELPRGRAARFEDMEQAVRFFLDEDSDYLSGVNVEVDGGWLPETV, encoded by the coding sequence ATGATTACGCCCGAGTTGAGTGGACGAATTGCGCTGGTTACCGGCAGTTCGAACGGTATCGGAACAGAGCTACTGTTGTCGCTGGCCGACTGCGGGGCCGACGTGGCGGTTCACTATCGTTCGAGCGAGACGGATGCCAAAGCAGTCGCAGCACGAGCGCGGAATCGTGGCGTGGACGCGATTCCCGTTCAGGGTGACGTTACCGACCCCGATAGCGTGGACGACCTCTTTTCGACTATCGAAGACGAACTCGGTTCGGTGGACGTGCTGGTGAACAACGTCGGCCCGTTCGCCCCGGACCACTGGGAAGACATCTCGTTCGAAGCGTGGAACACGGTGATTCAGGGAAACATCAACGGAACCTACCTCTGTTCGAAGCGGGCACTCCCCGAAATGCGCGAGGGGGGCTACGGGCGAATCGTCAACGTCGGCTACGCCAGTTCCGAGAAGGGCCTCATCAATCCCAAAAACGCACCATACTTCATGGCCAAAGCGGGCGTCCTGATGTTCACTCGAATGCTCGCCGGGGACACCCAAGACGACGGCATCACCGTCAACGCGGTTTCGCCCTACGTCGTCGAGAACTCCGACGAGTTCCCCGACGAGTTGCCTCGCGGTCGTGCCGCCCGATTCGAGGACATGGAACAGGCAGTTCGGTTTTTCCTGGATGAAGACAGTGATTACCTGAGTGGAGTCAACGTCGAAGTCGATGGAGGGTGGTTACCCGAGACCGTTTAA
- a CDS encoding ABC transporter ATP-binding protein, with amino-acid sequence MWRLFVEYGREYASQFVAGVVATILSRLSGLLPPLVLGIAIDAIFLDKRPFTLPLLPAEWTPTTASGQLWLSIAVVLASFLVGAGFSWVEGWGWNAFAQGVQHRLRVDTYDKMQLLDMTFFDGKQTGELMSILNNDVNQLETFLNDGLSSALRIVVMVIGIGGVLFSLNPSLALVALFPVPLLALFTYLFVRTIQPKYAAMRASVGALNSRLENNLGGIRVIKSETAEGYESDRIEAASGDYYDANWDAITTRITFFPGLSLLTGVGYAITFTVGGFWLLSGPPGPFSGVLEPGVFVTFVILSQQFIWPMAQFGQIINIYQRAEASSDRVFTLMSERGTLDESTDAPALAVTEGRVEYDDVTFGYDDEVVIKNVDLHAERGDTIALVGPTGAGKSTVLKLLLRMYDVDGGAIRIDETDIRDVNLRSLRREIGYVSQEPFLFYGTVKENIAYGTFEASEEEIVSAAKAAEAHEFIVNLPDGYDTMVGERGMKLSGGQRQRLSIARTILKDPAVLVLDEATSHVDTETEALIQRSLARLVREKTTFAIAHRLSTIREADEIAVLDDGKIVERGTHDELLARDGLYANLWRVQAGEIESLPRDFIERAIRRRAEVEEEEASLGGVDAQADGGE; translated from the coding sequence ATGTGGCGACTCTTCGTTGAATACGGCCGCGAGTACGCCTCACAGTTCGTCGCGGGAGTAGTCGCCACGATACTGTCGCGACTGTCAGGGCTGCTCCCGCCACTCGTTCTCGGTATCGCTATCGACGCGATCTTCCTCGACAAGCGGCCGTTCACCCTCCCGTTGCTCCCGGCAGAGTGGACACCGACCACTGCGAGTGGACAGCTTTGGCTCTCTATCGCCGTCGTTCTCGCGTCGTTCCTCGTTGGCGCAGGATTCTCGTGGGTCGAAGGGTGGGGTTGGAACGCGTTCGCACAGGGGGTCCAGCATCGACTTCGGGTCGATACCTACGACAAGATGCAACTGCTGGACATGACGTTTTTCGACGGCAAGCAGACGGGTGAGCTAATGTCAATCCTCAATAACGACGTGAATCAGTTGGAGACGTTCCTCAACGACGGGTTGAGCTCTGCGCTTCGAATCGTCGTGATGGTGATCGGAATCGGAGGCGTTCTGTTCTCGCTCAACCCGTCGCTCGCGCTCGTCGCCCTCTTTCCGGTTCCTCTCCTCGCGCTGTTCACCTATCTCTTCGTCCGAACGATTCAGCCGAAATACGCGGCGATGCGGGCCAGCGTCGGCGCACTCAATTCCCGACTGGAGAACAATCTCGGCGGGATTCGCGTCATCAAATCGGAGACAGCGGAGGGGTACGAATCGGACAGAATCGAAGCTGCGTCGGGCGATTACTACGACGCGAACTGGGACGCAATCACGACGCGTATTACCTTCTTTCCCGGTCTCAGTCTGTTAACCGGTGTGGGGTACGCCATCACCTTCACCGTCGGTGGGTTCTGGTTGCTTTCCGGCCCGCCGGGACCGTTTTCCGGCGTGCTGGAACCCGGGGTGTTCGTCACCTTCGTCATCCTCAGCCAGCAGTTCATCTGGCCCATGGCCCAGTTCGGCCAGATAATCAACATCTACCAGCGCGCAGAGGCGTCGAGCGACCGCGTCTTCACGCTGATGAGCGAGCGCGGGACGCTCGACGAAAGCACGGACGCGCCCGCGTTGGCCGTCACTGAGGGCCGTGTCGAATACGACGACGTGACCTTCGGCTACGACGACGAAGTCGTCATCAAAAACGTCGATTTGCACGCCGAACGAGGCGACACGATAGCACTGGTCGGACCCACCGGAGCAGGAAAGTCCACGGTTCTGAAACTCCTGCTCCGAATGTACGACGTGGACGGAGGCGCTATCCGAATCGATGAAACTGACATCCGCGACGTGAACCTCCGGAGTCTTCGCCGGGAAATCGGGTACGTCAGCCAAGAGCCGTTCCTGTTCTACGGAACGGTGAAAGAGAACATCGCCTACGGAACCTTCGAGGCGAGCGAGGAAGAGATCGTATCCGCGGCGAAAGCCGCAGAAGCTCACGAATTCATCGTCAATCTCCCGGACGGATACGACACGATGGTCGGCGAACGTGGCATGAAACTCTCGGGCGGTCAGCGACAGCGACTCTCCATCGCGCGGACGATTCTCAAGGACCCCGCCGTCCTCGTACTGGACGAAGCGACGAGTCACGTGGATACCGAAACCGAGGCACTCATTCAGCGCAGTCTGGCACGACTCGTCCGAGAAAAAACGACGTTCGCGATCGCTCACCGACTTTCGACCATCAGAGAAGCCGACGAAATCGCGGTGTTGGACGACGGGAAGATCGTCGAACGCGGAACCCACGACGAGCTGCTCGCGCGTGACGGACTCTACGCCAACCTCTGGCGGGTGCAAGCCGGAGAAATCGAATCGCTTCCACGGGATTTCATCGAACGTGCGATTCGACGGCGTGCCGAAGTCGAAGAGGAAGAGGCGAGCCTCGGAGGAGTCGATGCGCAAGCGGATGGCGGTGAATGA
- a CDS encoding NifU family protein, whose product MSKSSETEATEDDLKSRVERWLTAQMPIIQMHGGTSAVRKADPEDGEVVIELGGACSGCSITPITSQNIEIELLKEFEEVEDVTVRIAEDGTSQWKTEQSESVMGIDRSEGGRGGKLNTSSDQEHF is encoded by the coding sequence ATGAGCAAGTCCAGCGAGACGGAAGCGACGGAAGACGACCTCAAATCGCGGGTCGAACGCTGGCTCACCGCCCAAATGCCGATCATTCAAATGCACGGCGGAACGAGCGCGGTTCGGAAGGCGGACCCGGAGGACGGTGAGGTCGTCATCGAACTCGGCGGAGCCTGTAGCGGGTGTTCCATCACGCCCATCACGTCCCAAAACATCGAGATAGAACTCCTCAAGGAGTTCGAAGAAGTCGAGGACGTGACGGTTCGCATCGCCGAGGACGGAACCAGTCAGTGGAAAACCGAGCAGTCGGAGAGCGTAATGGGCATCGACCGAAGCGAAGGTGGCCGTGGTGGAAAGCTCAACACATCATCCGACCAAGAACACTTCTAA
- a CDS encoding LVIVD repeat-containing protein, producing MRRREFLHATAVGGASATLLASGGVTAEEPYEPLGKVAIENAKEAVVGNGGKTAFVAATDGFATVDISNPAKPTVLAERRDLLADRDGGPLSQIWDVKIDGNRLLVAGPANPISSDAVHGFLLYDVSNPAKPKRVAFHETDYPIHNAMFVDEIAYLTGNDGAGNPLVMVDTSNDEPNEVGRWSITEYDSKWSNVDSWVRTIHDVWVQDGTAYLAMWDAGTWLVDVSNPKQPTYVTRFGGRPVGKLASIPDDEEQDAVLGLPGNDHYVMANEDGSLVVVNKEAWDTDGPGGNGPGGLALWDLSNPRNPKRLSTISAPKSADPTYDLQLPSLLPIGVASAHGKCHECTGGAGSGGQWTTSHNFDIVGDRLYTSWYQGGVKLFDISDPANPEELVWWRDPKTTAFWTSQRVSDAFFIASSMGQHDGKGALYTFPNRAGKQANPPKLTGGGNGGGNGTGSTIPAPKDGSTTSAKQPGFGLGVAGLSVLGVGILNRVRNRE from the coding sequence ATGCGACGGCGAGAGTTCCTCCACGCTACCGCCGTAGGGGGTGCAAGCGCGACTTTGCTCGCGTCCGGGGGCGTTACTGCAGAAGAACCGTACGAACCGCTCGGGAAGGTGGCTATCGAAAACGCAAAAGAGGCCGTAGTTGGCAACGGCGGAAAGACTGCATTCGTCGCCGCGACGGACGGGTTTGCGACGGTAGATATCAGTAATCCAGCGAAGCCGACCGTGTTGGCGGAGCGACGGGACTTGCTCGCCGACAGGGACGGTGGCCCACTGTCCCAGATCTGGGACGTGAAAATAGACGGCAACCGCCTCCTCGTCGCAGGACCGGCGAATCCCATCTCCAGCGATGCTGTCCACGGGTTTTTGTTGTACGACGTGAGTAACCCGGCGAAGCCAAAACGGGTGGCGTTCCACGAGACCGACTATCCGATTCACAACGCGATGTTCGTGGACGAAATCGCGTATCTCACGGGGAACGACGGGGCGGGGAATCCGCTCGTGATGGTCGATACGTCGAACGACGAACCGAACGAAGTCGGTCGGTGGTCGATTACGGAGTACGATTCGAAATGGTCGAACGTCGATTCGTGGGTCCGAACGATTCACGACGTGTGGGTGCAGGACGGTACGGCGTATCTCGCGATGTGGGACGCCGGAACGTGGCTCGTGGACGTATCGAACCCGAAGCAACCGACCTACGTCACCCGTTTCGGTGGGCGACCGGTCGGCAAGCTCGCGTCGATTCCGGACGACGAAGAGCAGGACGCCGTTCTCGGCTTGCCCGGAAACGACCACTACGTCATGGCGAACGAGGACGGGTCATTAGTCGTCGTCAACAAGGAAGCGTGGGACACGGACGGTCCGGGTGGCAACGGACCCGGTGGACTGGCTCTCTGGGACCTGTCGAACCCACGGAACCCGAAACGGCTGTCCACGATTTCCGCTCCGAAATCAGCCGACCCGACCTACGATCTGCAACTGCCATCACTGCTTCCGATCGGCGTCGCCTCGGCGCACGGAAAATGCCACGAATGCACGGGCGGGGCTGGAAGCGGGGGGCAGTGGACCACCTCACACAACTTCGACATCGTCGGCGATCGTCTCTACACCTCGTGGTATCAAGGTGGTGTGAAGCTGTTCGACATCAGCGACCCGGCGAATCCCGAAGAACTCGTCTGGTGGCGCGACCCCAAGACCACCGCCTTTTGGACAAGTCAGCGCGTCTCGGACGCTTTCTTCATCGCGTCGAGCATGGGCCAGCACGACGGAAAGGGTGCACTTTACACCTTCCCGAACCGCGCCGGAAAACAGGCGAACCCGCCGAAACTCACCGGGGGTGGAAACGGAGGTGGGAACGGAACCGGGAGTACGATACCCGCGCCGAAGGACGGTTCGACCACGTCGGCGAAACAACCCGGTTTCGGCCTCGGCGTTGCCGGACTGTCGGTGCTCGGGGTCGGGATTCTGAATCGGGTTCGAAATCGAGAGTAG
- a CDS encoding DUF402 domain-containing protein, whose product MSSTSRIRIRGIYTTALTHLLGDEFDIVQASPPIRRRFDDEFETGEYDVTVETTDDRQGIGISGEGGVVETVVERLAGTGIDTFDWKDPTPRGSLFDGVVTETLGSGAVVTLGERDGFLPFRNIDRRIDEGDQVRVQVHDPAPPWSRDRPLLGTDVQVFGGVASLSKGVNRVVASAPDDASRRELARTTEMLPTDVPEDWGVRWEYGANDAAIGEMDAALSSAVERAETIDSALGESVNTARDADAPQSITKPDATAWLWFGRESRFELDDARREVTTTLPGHHRIKAADESASAAVDFAEDLHEPGDEVPIGATLRQFGPEEDGEVFIDHGKPDGRCFSLGKGAVVERDPESGKYTVHREMQGPGTYDAIGTDREAGDVAVTKFREGRWWYPTAYRSEDGESKGTYVNVCTPVELFPRSVRYVDLHVDVVKRPDGTVERVDDDELDSAVEAEYISEELAEKARSVAASVEKVLR is encoded by the coding sequence ATGAGCTCTACGAGTCGAATCCGTATTCGAGGTATCTACACCACTGCACTCACACACCTGCTTGGCGATGAGTTCGATATCGTCCAAGCGTCGCCGCCGATTCGACGCCGGTTCGATGACGAGTTCGAAACCGGCGAGTACGACGTGACGGTCGAAACTACCGACGACAGGCAGGGAATCGGCATCTCCGGCGAAGGCGGCGTAGTCGAGACGGTCGTCGAACGATTGGCAGGAACGGGAATCGACACGTTCGATTGGAAGGACCCTACGCCCCGCGGTTCGCTGTTCGATGGCGTCGTCACGGAAACCCTCGGCAGCGGTGCAGTCGTTACCCTCGGCGAGCGCGACGGCTTTCTCCCCTTCCGGAACATCGATCGACGGATCGACGAGGGTGACCAGGTTCGCGTGCAGGTTCACGACCCCGCACCGCCGTGGTCGCGCGACCGACCCCTCCTCGGAACCGACGTGCAGGTGTTCGGCGGCGTGGCGAGCCTCTCGAAAGGGGTGAATCGCGTCGTCGCGAGCGCACCGGACGACGCAAGCAGGCGCGAACTCGCCCGAACCACCGAGATGCTGCCGACCGACGTTCCGGAGGACTGGGGTGTTCGCTGGGAGTACGGTGCGAACGACGCCGCCATCGGCGAGATGGACGCCGCACTGTCAAGCGCCGTTGAACGCGCAGAAACCATCGACAGTGCGCTCGGGGAGTCGGTAAACACGGCACGCGACGCTGACGCACCACAATCCATCACGAAACCCGATGCCACAGCGTGGCTCTGGTTCGGTCGGGAGTCGCGATTCGAACTGGACGACGCCCGGCGGGAAGTCACGACGACTCTCCCTGGCCATCACCGAATCAAGGCCGCGGACGAGTCCGCCAGCGCGGCGGTCGATTTTGCCGAAGACCTCCACGAACCCGGGGACGAAGTGCCGATCGGTGCCACGCTCCGTCAGTTCGGCCCCGAGGAAGACGGCGAGGTGTTCATCGACCACGGCAAACCGGACGGCCGCTGTTTCTCGCTCGGGAAGGGTGCCGTCGTTGAACGCGACCCCGAATCGGGTAAATACACCGTCCATCGGGAGATGCAGGGGCCGGGAACCTACGACGCAATCGGCACCGACCGCGAGGCAGGTGACGTGGCAGTCACCAAATTCCGCGAAGGCCGTTGGTGGTATCCAACAGCCTATCGGAGCGAGGACGGCGAGTCGAAGGGAACCTACGTCAACGTCTGCACGCCGGTCGAATTGTTCCCGCGTTCCGTGCGCTACGTCGATTTGCATGTCGATGTCGTGAAACGCCCCGACGGAACCGTCGAGCGAGTGGACGACGACGAACTCGATTCGGCAGTCGAAGCGGAGTACATCTCCGAGGAACTCGCCGAGAAAGCGCGGAGCGTAGCGGCGAGCGTGGAGAAAGTGCTTCGGTAG
- a CDS encoding universal stress protein: MAIDTILLAVGPGDADRTDRLASAVADVAGPTGATVVLAHVFTNEEFDDVLERLDYDPSGKPNSDEVATRHATIRSLSNALDEANIGYSVRGAIGDHAQTIVKLAKDVNADSVFVGGRKRSPTGKAVFGSTAQEVMLSSPCPVTFVRAD; this comes from the coding sequence ATGGCAATCGATACTATTCTGCTCGCCGTGGGACCGGGCGACGCGGACCGTACCGACAGGCTCGCATCCGCCGTCGCGGACGTTGCAGGGCCGACTGGTGCGACAGTCGTGCTCGCACACGTATTTACGAACGAGGAGTTCGATGACGTGCTCGAACGACTCGACTACGACCCATCCGGAAAACCGAACTCGGACGAGGTGGCGACGCGTCACGCGACGATTCGCTCACTCTCGAACGCGCTGGACGAGGCGAACATCGGCTACTCGGTTCGTGGCGCTATCGGTGACCACGCTCAAACCATCGTGAAACTCGCGAAGGACGTCAATGCCGACAGCGTCTTCGTCGGCGGACGGAAGCGTTCACCGACCGGAAAGGCGGTGTTCGGAAGCACTGCACAGGAAGTGATGCTCTCGTCACCCTGTCCGGTAACGTTCGTGCGAGCGGACTGA
- a CDS encoding ROK family protein, whose translation MAYYAGVDLGATNVRAAVADRDGNVVSAYDRGTPGGPTGIAVTEAVLECLRNACADAGIDPAEIRAAGIGSIGPLDLAEGAVENPANLPDTIGRIPLTGPVGNLIHSDRVYLHNDTNAGAIGQRFYSDRNPDDMVYITISSGIGAGVTVDGNVLTGWDGNAGEVGHMVVDPQGRRTCGCGHDGHWEAYCSGNNIPEFARMLAEEDGDVETALPLDNPDFSAKDVFENAGLDAFADHVIEQVAHWNTVGVTNVVQAYAPLVVYLGGAVALNNEELVLDPIRERIENGLLNNVPDVQLTTLGDEIVLKGAVASALTEGTGDETRAPD comes from the coding sequence ATGGCCTACTACGCGGGTGTAGACCTGGGGGCGACCAACGTCAGAGCGGCGGTCGCCGACAGGGACGGGAACGTCGTCAGCGCGTACGACCGCGGCACGCCAGGAGGTCCGACTGGCATCGCGGTTACCGAAGCAGTGCTCGAATGTTTGCGAAACGCATGTGCCGATGCGGGTATCGACCCGGCCGAAATCCGCGCGGCGGGTATCGGCAGTATCGGCCCGCTCGATCTCGCAGAAGGGGCGGTCGAGAACCCGGCGAACCTACCGGACACCATCGGCCGAATACCGCTCACCGGGCCGGTCGGAAACCTCATTCACAGTGACCGGGTGTATCTCCACAACGACACCAACGCGGGCGCCATCGGACAACGATTTTATAGCGACCGCAACCCCGATGATATGGTCTACATCACGATTTCGAGCGGTATCGGTGCTGGCGTGACCGTCGATGGAAACGTCCTGACTGGATGGGACGGAAACGCTGGCGAAGTCGGTCACATGGTTGTAGACCCACAGGGGAGACGCACCTGTGGCTGTGGCCACGACGGTCACTGGGAAGCCTACTGTTCGGGGAACAACATCCCGGAATTCGCGCGGATGCTGGCCGAAGAAGACGGCGACGTCGAAACCGCCCTTCCACTCGACAATCCGGATTTCTCCGCCAAAGACGTGTTCGAAAACGCTGGACTCGACGCCTTTGCGGACCACGTCATCGAGCAAGTCGCCCACTGGAATACCGTCGGCGTAACGAACGTCGTGCAGGCGTACGCCCCTCTCGTCGTCTATCTGGGCGGCGCCGTGGCGCTTAACAATGAGGAACTCGTTCTCGACCCGATTCGGGAACGAATCGAAAACGGTCTGCTGAACAACGTTCCCGATGTACAGTTGACCACTCTCGGCGACGAAATCGTGCTGAAAGGTGCCGTCGCGAGTGCGCTCACCGAGGGTACCGGAGACGAGACACGAGCGCCCGACTAG
- a CDS encoding LURP-one-related/scramblase family protein, producing the protein MEDRTQERDIGGIVLDEDEYTVEQSYFRNKYKVYDTAGNLVLKSKQKMFKMKEEFPFFDSNGNTVFRVKAKNILDVAGDYVLTEDGSDEPVLVLTKNFTFFHHRWSIKRPDGTEVAEVASRSAFVEALRSISNIFSLLPHKYSITTPDGESVGEIAGQFSLRDRYDIRIHDAGSVPKTPLVVGAVAIDALEGN; encoded by the coding sequence ATGGAAGACCGCACGCAGGAACGCGACATCGGCGGCATCGTCCTCGACGAGGACGAATACACGGTCGAACAGAGCTACTTCCGAAACAAGTACAAAGTGTACGACACGGCCGGAAATCTCGTTCTGAAGTCGAAACAGAAGATGTTCAAGATGAAAGAGGAGTTCCCGTTTTTCGATTCGAACGGGAACACGGTTTTCCGCGTAAAAGCGAAGAACATCCTCGATGTCGCGGGCGATTACGTCCTCACGGAGGATGGATCGGACGAACCGGTGTTGGTGCTCACGAAGAACTTCACCTTCTTCCACCACCGCTGGAGTATCAAGCGTCCCGATGGAACCGAAGTCGCGGAAGTCGCTTCACGCAGTGCGTTCGTCGAAGCCCTCCGCTCGATCTCGAATATCTTCTCACTCCTGCCGCACAAATACTCGATTACGACCCCGGACGGGGAATCGGTCGGCGAAATCGCGGGGCAGTTTTCGCTCCGGGATAGATACGACATTCGAATCCACGATGCGGGGTCCGTGCCTAAAACCCCCCTCGTCGTCGGAGCCGTCGCCATCGACGCGCTAGAAGGTAATTAA